The Plasmodium berghei ANKA genome assembly, chromosome: 12 genome contains a region encoding:
- a CDS encoding iron-sulfur assembly protein, putative → MYKVIWKTHLYNFNFNNFLHHNIKRKHCNVYKNEKQHYSINRENIQTIHSGKYAHLLLNQTKYIYINGNLKNLQYQKHFSFDVGIDKNEIVKPLKNEHAKIREYILNNFNEFIPVGIEKGKQFQNSKKDYTDDKELSNITDENNKKKKKIEKEMKNNNELCSKDKSDNEIKLEKLLKKRNIKKDIIKITEKAKYEIKRIIETNNKQNKNNDYVLKLYFIAKGCNGLTHSFNFINKNDIKENDEIIYDNNNIEKKNILLVIDSNCIIYVINTILDYYKDDLTENFIFTNPNITSICPCGTSFHF, encoded by the coding sequence atgtataaagtCATTTGGAAAACACacttatataattttaattttaacaattttttgcatcataatataaaaagaaaacattgtaatgtttataaaaatgaaaaacaGCATTATTCGATAAATAgagaaaatatacaaaCTATACATTCAGGCAAATATGCACATTTGCTACTAAatcaaacaaaatatatatatattaatggaaatttaaaaaatctgCAATATCAAAAACATTTTAGCTTTGATGTTGGAATAgacaaaaatgaaattgtTAAGCCTCTTAAGAATGAACATGCAAAAATAAGAGAATATATTCTGaacaattttaatgaatttaTTCCTGTAGGAATAGAAAAAGGTAAGCAATTTCAAAATAGCAAAAAAGATTATACAGATGATAAGGAGTTATCAAATATAACGgatgaaaataacaaaaaaaaaaaaaaaattgagaaagaaatgaaaaataataacgaATTGTGTAGCAAAGATAAAAGtgataatgaaataaaattagaaaagcttttaaaaaaaagaaatataaaaaaagacatcataaaaataacagaAAAAGctaaatatgaaataaaaagaattatTGAAAcgaataataaacaaaataaaaacaatgattatgttttaaaattatattttatagcTAAAGGATGCAATGGATTAACTcattcatttaattttattaataaaaatgatattaaagaaaatgatgaaattatttatgacaataataatattgaaaaaaaaaatatacttttaGTTATTGATAGTAATTGCATCATTTATGTTATAAATACAATACTTGATTATTATAAAGACGATTTAAcagaaaattttatttttacaaatccGAACATAACGTCAATATGTCCATGCGGGACAAGTTTTCACTTTTAA
- a CDS encoding regulator of initiation factor 2, putative: MSIIDKEENNNGDYKYDATERGRKKNMNLLTYLFDKNVVALDSFITTYLMAYFKDIEIRLNDNKVNDTFLNYLKEQVENLHKQLRSDDGNEIPENANGEIISEDILSFEKKNELIKCIYKNIVNVYLDMFFLLYTNDEVEYKYNIIKMSINICVEKQKIYINSGECLLVNKTWDGNVNKIMNPEKPIIENISDIVNTKNDELNKGDNKLVIVFKDDCNITEENKNKILNQFINNIKLHLFSEEKEVSMGIQKSYKKLYDKKMSILSINNSLSYISNFFFKIHEPGFYNCSIHKKNNICYKNLYDKYNDIMIKSKIIKLNKEMIKYLLINSIFIPSYVQKNKFKNIEENVYSSFSSYSDNTSLSLTSHNEESSSNKSYDYYFLSDEEQKKKDTILQTSVNNKREDDLNKLPITNKVDVKISENKNNKISERKKKRGNALFYNKNFRGILDKIKNSIDELNNSVFIRVDGKNLKKGAFVNNSNLEINTLYDALLILKSCTSVYKELKESENNEKNEHYLIISKYVNINICFMFEVYIYEKKIISISQKYLNHYFDFLNDIDIIIDIINSIKQFYENKLKNTFEHENYKCILYIHTFKKTKKKKIILINAKSWAYKNKHPIFTNSFLKSYIYTNNKGVFVDDYNYLKHGIQKYTIPFTNIGKKEDKYTDEIENDKRSHDKINDCTQNENGDLNKDNIIYNNHDLYFYDGILYYCIVKNDAILKKNENTFPKDLNYIKDGEIDIDTLMETVKKENNIQ; this comes from the exons atgagtaTAATAgataaagaagaaaataataatggagattataaatatgatgcTACTGAAAGaggaagaaaaaaaaatatgaatttgttaacatatttatttgataaaaatgtagTTGCCCTAGATTCATTTATTACTACATATTTAATGGCATATTTTAAGGACATAGAAATTCgtttaaatgataataaagtTAATGatacttttttaaattatttaaaagagCAAGTCGAAAATTTGCATAAACAATTAAGAAGTGACGACGGTAATGAAATTCCTGAAAATGCAAATGGTGAAATAATAAGCGAAGACATTTTatcatttgaaaaaaaaaatgaactaataaaatgcatttataaaaatattgtaaatGTATATCTTGATATGTTTTTCTTACTATATACTAATGATGAAgttgaatataaatataacataataaaaatgagcATAAACATTTGTGttgaaaaacaaaaaatttatattaactCGGGGGAATGCTTGTTAGTTAATAAAACGTGGGATGGAAATgttaacaaaattatgaatCCTGAAAAACCCATAATAGAAAACATATCAGATATAgttaatacaaaaaatgatgaactAAACAAAGGGGATAATAAATTGGTGATTGTGTTTAAAGATGATTGTAATATAactgaagaaaataaaaataaaatacttaATCAGTTtattaacaatataaaattacatttatttagtGAAGAAAAAGAGGTTTCGATGGGTATCCAAAAATcttacaaaaaattatatgataaaaaaatgtctattttatctataaataattcGCTTAGTTATAtaagtaatttttttttcaaaatacaTGAACCTGgtttttataattgttctatacacaaaaaaaacaatatatgttataaaaatttatatgataaatataatgatattatgataaaatcaaaaattattaaattaaataaagaaatgataaaataccttttaataaattctATATTTATCCCAAGTTAtgtacaaaaaaataaatttaaaaatatagaagaAAATGTATACTCTTCTTTTTCCTCTTATTCCGATAATACATCATTAAGCTTAACTAGTCATAATGAAGAAAGTTCATCCAACAAAAGTTATGACTATTATTTCTTAAGTGATgaagaacaaaaaaaaaaagacacTATATTACAAACCTCCgtaaataataaacgaGAAgatgatttaaataaattgcCAATCACTAATAAAGTTGATGTAAAAATaagtgaaaataaaaataataagattagtgaaagaaagaaaaaaagaggaaatgcattattttacaataaaaatttcaGAGGCATTTtagacaaaataaaaaattcaattgATGAATTAAATAACAGTGTATTTATTAGAGTTGATGGaaagaatttaaaaaaaggagcgtttgtaaataattcgaatttagaaataaatacacTATATGATGCATTACTAATTCTAAAAAGTTGTACAAGTGTTtataaagaattaaaagaaagtgaaaataacgaaaaaaatgagcattatttaataatttcaaagtatgttaatataaatatttgctTCATGTTtgaagtatatatatatgaaaaaaagattatatctatttctcaaaaatatttaaatcattattttgattttttgaatgatatagatattataattgatataataaatagtataaaacaattttatgaaaacaaattaaaaaatacatttgaacatgaaaattataaatgtattttatatattcacacttttaaaaaaacgaaaaaaaaaaaaattattttaattaatgcAAAAAGCTGggcatataaaaataagcacCCTATATTTACCAATTCGTTCTTAAAaagttatatttatacaaataataaggGTGTTTTTGTTGatgattataattatttaaaacatggtattcaaaaatatactatCCCGTTTACGAATATCGGCAAAAAAGAAGATAAATACACAGAtgaaatagaaaatgaCAAAAGAAGCCacgataaaataaatgattgcactcaaaatgaaaatggcGATTTGAATAAAGACaacataatttataacaatcatgatttatatttttatgatggcatattatattattgtattgtaaaaaatgacgctattttgaaaaaaaatgaaaatacatTCCCTAAG GACCTTAATTATATCAAGGATGGAGAAATCGACATAGATACTTTAATGGAAACAgttaaaaaggaaaataatattcaataa
- a CDS encoding diacylglycerol O-acyltransferase, putative, protein MNDENDKIKKYIGRPLFENLHKKKQISLLSHKLVDINLKGFFNLFLIIIIIINFRILLENIKKYGFNTIPIPSRYYIIKNLPILICFICLHISIVFSWIIERYFICWICKYFLPKSGKITKIFVEDNFNIEKTNNNKFPDSEFSKNGKSSHNIIEEPINNHENNKSNEKNNNMHKRIKKNDQDCANKLEENDIGTNSSNNLDNLNTEQAKYGENDQGRINEWKYVNFSIFLLRCINSMFMLIFPYIMVMRYETEPILSSILLTISIVWFFKAYSFHHICYDTRKLYIEGINLNTIDDSLVDINYIKNYPYCLKFKNYYTYIFMPTMCFQYTYPRTEKINWRVVFKNMAEAIILMLIINIITNEYIFIIIEHTFKMKEFKSPNLTIKAIHIIDRMLKISILTIYTWILGFFVLFHNWCNILAEITKFGDRLFYKDWWNASSFGEYWRKWNLPVYYFVYRHVNRPLIYYGVSRKLSMIIIFIISALLHEYLVTIPLKIKFSGYIFFFFAGQIPLMHLTSSDYFKKHKNIGNIFFWIVFCIIGQPLILFIYYYLWARKKIALS, encoded by the coding sequence ATGAAcgatgaaaatgataaaataaaaaaatatataggtAGACCTTTGTTTGAGaatttacataaaaaaaaacagataAGCTTATTGTCACATAAATTGGTGGACATAAATCTAAAAGGATTTTtcaatttgtttttaataataataattataatcaATTTCCGAATTTTGTTagaaaatatcaaaaaatatggtTTCAATACTATTCCAATACCTAGCCgctattatataattaaaaatttgcCTATACTGATctgttttatttgtttgcATATTAGTATTGTTTTTAGTTGGATCATAGAAAGGTATTTCATTTGTTGGATTTGCAAATATTTCCTTCCAAAAAGCGGGAAAatcacaaaaatatttgtagaagacaattttaatattgaaaaaacaaataataataaatttccTGATTCtgaattttcaaaaaatggaaaatcttctcataatattattgaaGAACCTATAAATAatcatgaaaataataaaagtaacgaaaaaaacaataatatgcacaaaagaataaaaaaaaatgatcaAGATTGTGCAAACAAAttagaagaaaatgatatagGAACAAACAGCTCTAATAATTTAGATAATCTCAATACTGAACAAGCCAAATATGGTGAAAACGATCAAGGCAGAATAAATGAGTGGAAAtatgttaatttttctatttttttattaagaTGTATTAACAGTATGTTTATGTTAATATTTCCTTATATAATGGTGATGCGTTATGAAACAGAGCCGATATTAtcatcaatattattaacaataTCAATAGTTTGGTTTTTCAAAGCATATTCATTTCATCATATTTGTTATGATActagaaaattatatattgaaggaataaatttaaacaCAATAGACGATTCATTAGttgatataaattatattaaaaactaTCCATATTGTTTAAAGTTTAAAAATtactatacatatatatttatgccTACTATGTGTTTTCAATATACGTATCCGAGaacagaaaaaattaattggAGGGTTGTATTTAAGAATATGGCAGAAGctattatattaatgttaataataaatataataacaaacgaatatatatttattattattgaaCACACTtttaaaatgaaagaaTTCAAATCACCAAATTTAACAATAAAAgctatacatattattgACAGAATGTTGAAAATTTCTATCTtaactatatatacatgGATACTTggtttttttgttttatttcataattggtgtaatatattagcagaaattacaaaatttgGGGATcgattattttataaagaTTGGTGGAATGCTAGTTCTTTTGGGGAATATTGGAGAAAATGGAATTTACcagtttattattttgtttatcgTCATGTCAATAGAcctttaatttattatggGGTTAGCAGGAAACTGTCtatgattattatttttattatttcggCACTATTACATGAGTATTTAGTTACAATTccattaaaaattaaattttctggatatatattttttttttttgcggGTCAAATCCCATTAATGCATTTAACAAGCAGtgattattttaaaaaacacaaaaatataggaaatatctttttttggattgttttttgtattattggCCAGCCTCTTATacttttcatatattattatttgtggGCTCGCAAAAAAATCGCCCTATCTTGA
- a CDS encoding mRNA-capping enzyme subunit beta, putative: MVREAHELLDGSRPIPIDKITYELSQNIILAFDNNEHIKRNKDVQIEIEARIGLVIDKNKHRLKLPIYTDAIVENNFSDFQSGVDKDSFQYLLNYLHNMSRRNNTQSCTTNNNNTNVNSNNTNLNDNNKEGNILNLNNPNKNVNRNDTSKIANSTNNVIDEHEQNNNNNSNNNNNNSNNNNNSNNNNNNSNNNNNSNNSNNNSNNNNNNSNDFLNEKENSIYEFVALKTYKSVDKYYILKNENNSRIRVTTNMDESENEKNQSMIKSLHKENINTWNVYIGNNKDYFDDDDDEEEDNDDDDTTKNKYNKNMNKQNNSKNKDNNTDDCLDYRISINLEHTKSISKLFLSKITPVYERYKERTSFVNKYMGIQFDLTKIKTKDNNEFYEIEIEIPTKSIFKAMSNLRNKNDSNYLHFICSNLINNARGICSQLNLFKKKHFMKIGLNNNDIFPSIPASQVNYSHSQNEQKLFKKYVHLVFPIVGDYMFRVVSKNEKIIQKKINDSNISSHDKLNMFKNIIDIRRHNKKCTKSVTQTYAENRWKVVKTEKAQNVIVLASDSSDQSDGEEHQNSQYEKIKQNRTSGQNSPYNNSSENNPHFNDQHNEGNDYESNNLHFYNDEKNDTEAINNKKNKDTSFYDDT; encoded by the coding sequence ATGGTGAGAGAAGCCCACGAATTGCTTGATGGCAGCAGGCCAATACCTATAGACAAAATTACATACGAGTTAtctcaaaatataatattagcatttgataataatgagcatataaaaagaaataaagaTGTACAAATAGAAATTGAAGCCAGGATTGGATTAGTAATAGATAAGAATAAACACCGATTGAAATTGCCTATTTATACTGATGCAATTGTCGAAAATAACTTCTCGGATTTCCAATCTGGTGTTGATAAAGATTCTTTTCagtatttattaaattatttacataaCATGTCACGAAGAAATAATACACAGTCTTGTACCactaacaataataatacaaatgtGAATAGCAAcaatacaaatttaaacGATAACAACAAAGAAGGAAATATTCTTAATTTGAATAACCCAAACAAAAATGTAAACAGAAATGATACCTCGAAGATTGCCAATAGCACAAATAACGTAATAGACGAAcatgaacaaaataataataataatagtaataataataataataatagtaataataataataatagtaataataataataataatagtaataataataataatagtaataatagtaataataatagtaataataataataataatagtaatgaTTTTTTGAacgaaaaagaaaattcgATATACGAGTTTGTAGctttaaaaacatataaaagtgtagataaatattatatactaaAAAATGAGAACAATTCTCGAATTAGAGTTACAACTAATATGGATGAAAgcgaaaatgaaaaaaatcaaaGTATGATAAAATCTTTacataaagaaaatataaacacaTGGAATGTTTATATTGGTAATAATAAGGATTATTTTGATGATGATGATGATGAAGAAGAAGATAATGATGATGATGACACgactaaaaataaatataacaaaaatatgaataagcAAAAcaatagtaaaaataaagataataatacaGATGATTGTTTAGATTATCGTATATCAATAAACTTAGAACATACAAAATCTATTAGTaaactatttttatcaaaaattaCACCAGTTTATGAAAGGTATAAAGAAAGAACAAgttttgtaaataaatatatgggTATTCAATTCGacttaacaaaaataaaaacaaaggataataatgaattttatgaaatCGAAATTGAAATTCCCACAAAAAGTATTTTCAAAGCTATGTCAAatttaagaaataaaaatgattcaaattatttgcattttatttgttcgaatttaataaataatgctAGAGGGATATGCAGccaattaaatttatttaaaaaaaagcattttatgaaaatcggattaaataataatgatatatttccaTCCATACCAGCTTCTCAAGTCAATTATTCTCATTCtcaaaatgaacaaaaattgtttaaaaaatatgtacattTAGTATTCCCCATTGTAGGAGATTACATGTTTAGAGTTGTTTcaaaaaatgagaaaattattcaaaaaaaaataaacgaTAGCAATATATCGAGCCACGACAAACttaatatgtttaaaaatataatagacATTAGAAggcataataaaaaatgtacaaAATCAGTTACTCAAACATATGCAGAAAATAGATGGAAAGTTGTTAAAACTGAAAAAGCACAAAATGTTATCGTTTTGGCATCAGATAGTAGCGATCAAAGTGATGGAGAAGAACACCAAAATAGtcaatatgaaaaaataaaacaaaatagaACAAGCGGCCAAAATTCACCATATAACAATTCTAGTGAGAATAATCCACATTTTAATGATCAACATAACGAAGGCAATGATTACGAAAGCaataatttacatttttataatgacGAAAAAAACGATACTGAAgcaataaataataaaaaaaataaagatacCAGTTTTTATGATGATACATAA
- a CDS encoding peptidyl-prolyl cis-trans isomerase, putative: MSRAKVFFDISIDNKNAGRIVFELFNDITPRTCENFKSLCIGDKVGSRGKNLHYKNSIFHRIIPQFMCQGGDITNGNGSGGESIYGRSFTDENFKMKHDTPGLLSMANAGPNTNSSQFFITLVPCPWLDGKHVVFGKVIEGMNVVRDMEKEGSNSGYVKRPVVITNCGEL, translated from the coding sequence ATGAGTAGAGCaaaagttttttttgatatttctATTGATAACAAAAATGCTGGAAGAATAGTATTTGAACTATTTAATGATATCACTCCAAGAACAtgtgaaaattttaaatcattatGTATAGGAGATAAAGTAGGTTCACGAGgaaaaaatttacattataaaaattcaatatTCCACAGAATTATTCCCCAATTCATGTGTCAAGGTGGTGACATAACAAATGGAAATGGCTCAGGAGGTGAATCAATATATGGAAGATCATTTACagatgaaaattttaaaatgaaaCATGATACCCCAGGTTTATTATCTATGGCTAATGCTGGACCAAACACAAACTCttcacaattttttattacactAGTTCCATGCCCATGGTTAGATGGAAAACATGTTGTTTTTGGAAAAGTAATTGAAGGCATGAATGTTGTAAGGGATATGGAAAAAGAAGGATCTAACAGCGGATACGTCAAAAGGCCCGTTGTTATAACCAACTGTGGTGAGTTATAA
- a CDS encoding cyclic amine resistance locus protein, putative, with product MNRISLYDFVLDEIKGGRYYEPYHSDNENSEENYNGEKGMENNLKHMSYSNINQNTEENKHDFYKFLDDLFKTHTIPDNALEHMIYVPIFFEKIMSLSFLLCLDNILYDITFMPIQVIRSICILLYILLKNISNNFLNRFIDIKNFKFYKYATTCNFKYLKRYKARVIKNSNKFINTEMIRTGKKIKTNDSNDLNNKNLIYDYSYNLKNYTFDKFYGHHDIDGFTYKNVSISEDVIISGENDSINNSMENNLVLMKIKQGKTCGDELNTTCSHSDIENNNTSSLDILDNKNIGSSDEYHSNYSSSFYVPKVYCIDSEYSEKIYYKKNIRDALVKKNSLVNFNYAYSRSIGDGSSIDINRKGFGRKRKKKKNFKLYSINSFDKNVKKNRIFILIYFLFKPFNFVTKKLFNFFKYIVKYVYSFFLIIYMNIIHFFHIKKLYTFNYIKKEDKTKIITRSLEIKYLPSKQQTGDNVKNEKNNGNDDCVQVYKEHINPTQEMNNVSAQIKACDSDLQKPEFEKDEKDERKGKERNGEISYLENKVHESNVEKNQQIETEHTTNENEKAVNFTNIRNVANKYISNKKLNEKHNFKKRKEENDANCKDKNIIYEKSQENTKINNETKNEGFTMNEQNDDSYFYYTCNEHYSEKKKKNVKNVKYMKKKLLKDHINFLNLSFPEYSGLIRTSLILICIYIFSFLDTSRIYHYIRAQPFMKLYVVLNMLEILERLLRSLGKDLIDNMIRTFIRIINLRSYIYIIRNHYNNMTNDDENFSNESLEGRRKEKYIINNNSNNILQEEGNGKKKNEKIKFSEIFTKEYRTNSDIYINYKGINFKKNNKNNDNTNPYFNKEKNMFSFLKNNNEMPANFKLPIFYPFLSILIKFILQYIFVLIYILTHAFAHLIRFLSLNIAINSSESTMFLILVMSNFTEIKSTVFKKFTKISLFTIVASDAVERFYLFIDAFLVLLKMSTAYRTQNSFLSITSWLVIILLLEVGVDWCKHSYLLKYNKLKSESLIRYFQTLLADVLISRTRNNNIYYMNTLSFEVPCKNIFSFSHIPTRRLGYMSMPVVTLIVCSLPRLNYLSNISLLSFALSIWICLFLFKIILSIMIVSYTISEKHQLKNLKKPYDDISAL from the exons ATGAATAGAATATCGTTATATGATTTTGTGTTGGACGAAATAAAAGGAGGAAGGTATTATGAGCCATACCATAgtgataatgaaaattctgaagaaaattataatggTGAAAAAGGtatggaaaataatttaaaacataTGAGCTATAGTAACATTAATCAAAACACGgaagaaaataaacatgatttttacaaatttttGGATGACCTTTTTAAAACACATACAATACCAGATAACGCTTTAGAGCATATGATATATGTgccaattttttttgaaaaaattatgagtttatcatttttgttATGTTTAGATAATATTCTTTATGACATAACATTTATGCCTATACAAGTAATTCGATcaatttgtattttattatacattttattaaaaaatattagtaacaattttttaaatcgcTTCATTGATATCAAAAatttcaaattttataaatatgcaaccacttgtaattttaaataCTTAAAAAGATACAAAGCTCGAGTAAtcaaaaattcaaataaatttataaatactGAAATGATAAGAACgggtaaaaaaataaaaactaaTGACAGCAATGAtctaaataataaaaatttaatttatgatTATTCTTAcaacttaaaaaattatacatttgATAAGTTTTATGGTCATCATGATATAGATGgttttacatataaaaatgtgtcAATTTCAGAGGATGTGATAATTTCTGGAGAAAACGATTCTATTAATAATTCtatggaaaataatttagtattaatgaaaataaaacaagGCAAAACTTGTGGTGATGAATTGAATACTACTTGTTCTCATAGtgatatagaaaataataacactAGTAGTTTAGATATTctagataataaaaatattggaAGTAGTGATGAATATCATAGCAATTATAGTAGCAGCTTTTATGTACCAAAAGTATATTGCATTGATAGTGAATattcagaaaaaatatattataaaaaaaatattcgcGATGCTttagttaaaaaaaattcctTAGTAAATTTTAACTATGCATATAGTAGAAGTATAGGGGATGGAAGCTCTATTGATATTAATAGAAAAGGTTTTggaagaaaaagaaaaaaaaaaaaaaattttaaattatatagtataaattcttttgataaaaatgttaaaaaaaatagaatatttatacttatttattttctatttaaaCCTTTCAATTTtgtaacaaaaaaattattcaatttttttaaatatatagttaaatatgtttattcgttttttctcattatatacatgaatataatacacttttttcatattaaaaagttGTACAcctttaattatattaagaAAGAggataaaacaaaaataatcaCCAGATCCCttgaaattaaatatttgcCCAGTAAACAGCAAACTGGTGATAACGtcaaaaatgaaaaaaacaacgGCAATGATGATTGTGTCCAAGTATATAAAGAACATATAAACCCTACTCAGGAAATGAATAACGTGTCAGCACAAATAAAGGCATGCGACAGCGACCTTCAAAAGCCAGAATTTGAAAAGGATGAAAAGGATGAAAGGAAAGGAAAGGAAAGAAATGGGGAGATCAGCTATTTAGAGAACAAAGTACATGAATCAAACgtagaaaaaaatcaaCAAATAGAGACTGAGCATACTACAAACGAAAATGAAAAGGCAGTGAATTTTACTAATATAAGGAATGTAgctaataaatatataagtaataaaaaattgaatgaaaaacataattttaaaaaaagaaaagaagaaaatgatgCAAATTGTAaggataaaaatattatatacgaAAAAAGTCaagaaaatacaaaaataaataatgaaacaaaaaatgaaggtTTTACGATGaatgaacaaaatgatgatagctatttttattatacatgTAATGAACATtattcagaaaaaaaaaaaaaaaatgttaaaaatgtgaaatatatgaaaaagaaacTTTTAAAGgatcatataaattttttaaatttatctTTCCCAGAATATAGTGGATTAATAAGAAcatcattaattttaatatgtatatatattttttcatttcttgATACATCTAgaatttatcattatattcgAGCACAACCATTTATGAAACTATATGTTGTTTTAAACATGCTTGAAATTTTAGAAAGATTATTGAGATCATTAGGCAAAGATTTAATTGATAATATGATTAGAACATTTATAAGGATTATAAACTTAcgatcatatatatatataattcgcAATCactataataatatgacaaacgatgatgaaaattttagCAATGAATCTTTAGAGGGGcgaagaaaagaaaaatacataataaataataatagtaataatatattacagGAAGAGGGAAAtggaaaaaagaaaaatgaaaaaataaaattctcAGAAATTTTCACTAAAGAGTATCGAACAAATTcggatatatatataaattataaaggcattaattttaaaaagaataataaaaataatgataacaCAAATCCCTATTTCaataaggaaaaaaatatgttttcttttttaaaaaataataatgaaatgcCAGCAAATTTCAAATTACCAATATTCTATCCTTTTTTAAGTATATTAATCAAATTCATTTtgcaatatatttttgttctCATCTATATTTTGACTCATGCTTTTGCCCATCTCATTCGGTTCCTTTCTCTCAACATTGCAATTAATTCTTCAGAG tCTACTATGTTTCTTATTTTAGTTATGAGCAATTTCACAGAAATAAAATCAACagtatttaaaaaatttaccAAAATATCCTTATTCACAATTGTAGCTTCAGATGCTGTTGAAcgattttatttatttatagatGCTTTTCTTGttttattgaaaatgtCAACAGCTTATAGAACACAAAATTCGTTCCTTAGTATTACTAGTTGGTTggtaattattttattacttgAGGTTGGTGTTGATTGGTGCAAACATTCATACCTTTTGAAGTAcaacaaattaaaatcCGAGTCTTTAATCAGATATTTTCAA aCTTTGTTAGCAGATGTATTAATTTCAAGAAcaagaaataataacatttaTTACATGAACACGCTATCATTTGAAGTCCCttgcaaaaatattttttcattttcacaTATACCAACAAg ACGACTTGGATATATGTCAATGCCAGTTGTGACCCTGATTGTATGTTCACTTCCAAG actaaattatttatcaaACATTTCACTGTTGTCATTCGCCTTGTCTATATGGATTTGTTTATTCCTTTTCAAg ataatattatcaattaTGATCGTATCCTATACAATATCTGAAAAGCATCAACTCAAAAATTTGAAGAAGCCATATGATGACATAAGCGCTTTATGA